The Daphnia carinata strain CSIRO-1 chromosome 2, CSIRO_AGI_Dcar_HiC_V3, whole genome shotgun sequence genome has a segment encoding these proteins:
- the LOC130685871 gene encoding uncharacterized protein LOC130685871 codes for MWEMTPAVNLKSNCTVDYPGMRVLPIRICSVFCILCGIASISIQTATLAIFLETFDRHYVNFPSDFVGHGIWSGAFDLIAGCLGIAATYTRKKTLLVATVVMTAVSIFTSFLTSLLSAGAASLGVYSSCYRKFGYSKSICDTWLELQWALMSCGILALISSIVLVILTSGSLCTCCRKHNSIVDMVNDIVL; via the exons ATGTGGGAGATGACACCAGCCGTCAAtctcaaatcaaattgtacCGTCGATTACCCCGGAATGCGAGTGTTACCCATCAGGATCTGTTCCGTCTTTTGCATTCTCTGCGGAATCGCGTCCATCAGCATACAA ACGGCCACTTTAGCCATTTTCTTGGAGACGTTCGACCGTCATTACGTCAACTTCCCTTCGGACTTTGTCGGTCACGGTATTTGGAGTGGAGCGTTCGATTTAATAGCTGGCTGTTTGGGCATTGCTGCCACTTACACGAGGAAAAAGACGCT GCTCGTTGCGACTGTAGTGATGACGGCCGTATCGATTTTCACTTCATTCTTGACGTCTTTACTATCAGCTGGGGCCGCATCGTTAGGTGTTTACAGTTCTTGCTACAGAAAATTCGGATACTCTAAATCGATAT GTGATACATGGCTGGAATTGCAATGGGCATTAATGAGCTGTGGGATTTTAGCTTTGATCAGTTCAATAGTCCTCGTCATCCTGACATCAGGATCTCTTTGTACTTGTTGCAGGAAGCACAACAGCATCGTAGACATGGTAAACGACATTGTGTTATGA
- the LOC130686173 gene encoding uncharacterized protein LOC130686173, whose protein sequence is MKVKSIRIVSAICIICGIASIGMQIAAIAIFLAKFGYYYITFTSDVVGYGIWGGALNLIAGCLGIALTYVNEKTLLVAVVVAATLSILASFLISLLSALAASLGFYSSCLWLFEYSTCDTWLRLEWSLMGCGILAFISSTALVILASQSLCTCCSKQNNSEDKTETYKVTEID, encoded by the exons ATGAAAGTGAAATCCATTAGAATTGTATCTGCCATTTGCATTATCTGTGGCATTGCTTCTATTGGTATGCAG ATCGCCGCCATAGCGATCTTCTTAGCGAAATTCGGTTATTACTACATCACATTTACGTCCGACGTTGTTGGCTACGGTATTTGGGGCGGAGCCCTCAATTTGATTGCCGGATGCTTGGGAATCGCCCTCACTTACGTCAATGAAAAAACGCT gcttgttgctgttgtggtTGCGGCGACCTTATCGATCCTCGCATCGTTCCTCATTTCTTTACTATCAGCCTTAGCCGCTTCCTTAGGCTTCTATAGCTCTTGCTTATGGCTATTTGAATATTCAACAT gtGACACTTGGCTACGACTGGAATGGTCACTAATGGGATGTGGCATTTTAGCTTTCATCAGTTCCACAGCTCTCGTCATCCTGGCATCTCAGTCTCTATGCACTTGCTGTAGCAAGCAAAATAATAGCGAAGAcaag ACAGAGACTTACAAGGTGACGGAGATCGATTAG
- the LOC130685828 gene encoding nose resistant to fluoxetine protein 6-like, which translates to MQATWMVLMTIGLLWTGGHSQQFVNLVKSLEASEESWETLRLAITQKLEETGTTYDASSIIHNLFAAIKSSSFPTAVATNISQRCIEDSQYYVHNLYANRSLWALQMQESSGQLPPGLFGAGNYHADGLFDECQAVRAPSFNGQYCSVYFKPALVDESELVQPVLEQNSRSNFITIFQLLGILGQSSERVEPKLSGATSGTYVLPSVSFCLPSSCSADDLGQAIAQLVGSYVFGNYSIETVTDEQYCFKEERDPPSFDGPDITVIILLSLIGLLVMSATIHEAWRMYREIAFDSKTDGPFVNSLHCFSALSNGRKILSMKQSKSNDNFGCIHGIRFFSTCWVVIGHTWILGAYKSMNPRAVKTDAFTWGMQSLANGTVSVDTFFLMSGLLVSFLLLRELDRNNGKFNVGLYYLHRYLRLTPVYALILGFIATLMVYLGTGPNWYSVSLASAGCRIVWWKHFLYITNLFPGDPDISCMGQTWYLEVDMQLFVVAPLFIYPLWRWRRMGLVWLATVTSACLASIFAVYAVYNLLPTLMFTRVGDVSTSADYFNHYYVKPWTRAPPYLVGIWFGWYLHVTKQSVVRLPKILVALGWTLSTIVALAIIYGMTPYVDRSQVPEISSAVSMAYGPIHRFAWGIVIGWIIFACSRGYGGFVNRFLSWKGFVPLGRLTYCVYLIHYDYLNVFYAAVRKQYYYTMLGQFTTCFGVLVICFCLAFATAVTLEASFLNLEKLFFAPKPKSLSSRDCDVPIAMCDITSFSTYVDARM; encoded by the exons ATGCAAGCCACCTGGATGGTCTTGATGACCATTGGATTGTTGTGGACAGGTGGTCATTCCCAGCAGTTCGTGAATCTGGTCAAATCGCTGGAGGCTAGTGAAGAATCGTGGGAAACATTGCGTTTAGCGATCACGCAGAAACTGGAAGAGACCGGGACCACGTACGATGCTTCATCCATCATTCACAACCTGTTCGCGGCAATTAAATCTTCGTCCTTCCCTACGGCCGTTGCGACCAACATCAGTCAACGATGTATAGAAGACAGCCAGTATTACGTACACAATCTCTATGCAAATCGGAGTCTGTGGGCCTTACAGA TGCAAGAATCAAGCGGGCAATTGCCACCGGGATTGTTCGGAGCTGGGAATTATCACGCAGATGGATTATTTGATGAATGTCAGGCGGTTCGTGCGCCCTCGTTCAACGGTCAATATTGCAGCGTCTACTTCAAACCGGCCCTTGTCGACGAGTCTGAACTTGTCCAACCGGTGCTGGAGCAGAACAGCCGCAGCAATTTCATAACAATTTTCCAGCTTTTGGGCATCTTAGGACAAAGTTCAGAAAGAGTTGAACCCAAATTATCCGGTGCTACTTCCGGCACTTACGTTTTGCCCAGCGTCAGTTTCTGTTTGCCATCGTCTTGCAGCGCTGATGACCTGGGACAGGCCATTGCCCAACTCGTTGGTTCTTACGTCTTCGGTAATTATTCCATCGAGACCGTGACTGATGAACAGTACTGTTTCAAAGAAGAGAGAGATCCACCTTCGTTCGATGGTCCCGACATTACAGTCAt AATTTTGCTGAGCCTTATTGGATTGCTGGTTATGTCAGCGACGATTCACGAAGCCTGGCGGATGTACCGCGAAATTGCTTTTGATTCCAAGACGGACGGACCGTTCGTGAATTCTTTGCATTGTTTTTCAGCTCTGAGCAACGGCCGTAAAATCTTGTCGATGAAACAATCAAAATCGAACGATAACTTTGGTTGCATTCACGGCATTCGATTCTTTTCTACCTGTTGGGTCGTTATCGGACACACCTGGATCTTAGGTGCCTACAAATCCATGAATCCCAGGGCGGTTAAAACG gaCGCTTTCACATGGGGAATGCAAAGCCTCGCTAATGGCACCGTGTCAGTTGACACATTTTTCTTGATGAGTGGCTTGTTGGTTTCTTTCCTTCTGCTTCGTGAACTCGATCGCAACAATGGGAAGTTCAACGTTGGTCTTTACTACCTTCATCGATATTTGAGATTGACACCAGTGTATGCTCTGATCCTCGGTTTCATAGCCACGCTCATGGTTTACCTCGGCACCGGTCCCAATTGGTACAGCGTGAGTTTGGCATCGGCCGGATGTCGCATCGTCTGGTGGAAGCACTTTCTCTACA TTACCAATTTATTTCCTGGGGATCCTGATATTTCC TGCATGGGGCAAACGTGGTACCTGGAGGTGGATATGCAACTCTTCGTTGTTGCCCCACTTTTCATTTATCCGCTTTGGCGATGGAGGAGGATGGGCCTCGTTTGGTTGGCCACCGTTACATCGGCCTGTCTAGCATCAATCTTTGCCGTTTACGCCGTTTACAACCTGTTGCCAACTTTGATGTTCACTCGAGT TGGGGATGTTTCAACTTCGGCTGATTATTTCAATCATTACTACGTGAAACCGTGGACCAGAGCTCCTCCGTACCTGGTTGGCATCTGGTTCGGATGGTACTTGCACGTGACCAAACAATCAGTAGTTCGGCTGCCCAAA ATATTAGTAGCTTTAGGATGGACATTGTCCACAATTGTTGCGTTGGCCATCATTTACGGGATGACACCATACGTCGATCGTTCGCAAGTTCCCGAAATCAGTTCCGCCGTCAGCATGGCGTACGGTCCCATACATCGATTCGCTTGGGGTATCGTCATTGGTTGGATCATCTTCGCCTGCTCCAGAGGCTATGGAG GCTTCGTGAACAGATTTCTGTCGTGGAAGGGATTTGTACCGCTCGGTCGGTTGACCTATTGCGTCTACCTCATTCACTACGATTACCTGAACGTATTTTACGCAGCAGTGAGGAAGCAGTACTATTACACGATGCTCGGACAGTTCACGACATGTTTCGGTGTGCTCgtcatttgcttttgtttggcTTTCGCCACAGCTGTTACACTAGAAGCATCTTTCTTGAATTTGGAGAAACTCTTCTTTGCTCCTAAACCTAAAA GTCTGTCATCAAGAGATTGTGATGTTCCTATAGCGATGTGTGATATTACTTCGTTTTCTACGTACGTCGATGCTCGGATGTAA
- the LOC130685870 gene encoding uncharacterized protein DDB_G0285291-like, with protein MSAISVAGAIVASTLSGITADWGFYHYDYPMCIARLGLEWTLMSISVLAIMNSITLVSLASVPLCCSGRKKGQQGSTKVTIGVGSNQQPMYYQPQPMYVVAQQQPNVQVVHAGQQNPQQIQYPQQQQVQFLPNSQVVYVPQQQQQPQLLQQQYPQQQHTQKAPAAKQQPQAPVVHQQQPQQNQTSPYEELNVQLHAVENTTPTV; from the exons ATGTCCGCAATTTCAGTCGCTGGTGCCATCGTCGCATCTACACTGTCCGGAATAACGGCAGACTGGGGCTTCTACCACTACGATTACCCTATGT GTATTGCGAGGCTCGGCCTGGAATGGACCCTGATGTCCATCAGTGTTTTGGCTATCATGAACTCAATTACTCTAGTATCCTTAGCATCCGTGCCCCTCTGTTGCAGCGGACgtaaaaaaggacaacaagGCAGCACG AAAGTTACAATCGGTGTTGGAAGCAATCAACAACCAATGTACTATCAGCCACAGCCGATGTATGTAGTGGCTCAACAACAACCGAATGTTCAGGTCGTTCATGCTGGACAGCAGAATCCACAACAGATCCAGTATCCACAGCAGCAACAGGTCCAATTCTTACCCAATTCGCAAGTCGTCTATGTAccccagcaacaacaacaaccgcaaCTACTGCAACAACAATACCCGCAACAGCAACATACGCAAAAAGCTCCTGCTGCCAAACAGCAGCCACAGGCTCCGGTTGTCCACCAGCAGCAACCACAGCAAAATCAAACTTCACCATATGAAGAGTTGAACGTCCAGCTACACGCTGTGGAAAATACTACGCCAACCGTTTAG
- the LOC130685872 gene encoding uncharacterized protein LOC130685872 has protein sequence MKPVLVVIFSVFSIIYGFASVGVQLAALILYTRISNFVVLGYDVVAHGIWCGFIYIGAGSQGLYSSYNQPKALFMTVVTAGFAVCGAIVAATLSGLVASSGFSYACDPYHYSSSCVPWLDLEWALMGVSILAGINSLILMYYAYVARNSDKCGDRNHHIRSDSHSESPGPYIVHGRSHQQPQRVVTSDI, from the exons ATGAAACCTGTTTTAGTCGTCATCTTTTCAGTGTTTTCAATCATCTATGGATTCGCATCTGTCGGCGTACAG CTGGCAGCGTTAATATTGTACACGAGAATCAGTAACTTTGTTGTGCTCGGCTATGATGTCGTCGCTCACGGAATCTGGTGCGGTTTCATTTACATCGGAGCCGGAAGCCAAGGACTTTATTCTTCATACAATCAACCGAAAGC TCTGTTCATGACGGTTGTGACCGCGGGATTCGCAGTTTGCGGAGCCATTGTTGCGGCCACTCTGTCCGGTCTGGTAGCCTCTTCGGGATTCTCTTACGCTTGCGATCCTTACCATTATTCAAGCTCTT GTGTACCATGGCTCGATCTCGAATGGGCCCTAATGGGCGTCAGCATCTTAGCGGGCATCAACAGTTTAATTTTGATGTACTACGCTTATGTGGCACGGAATTCCGACAAGTGCGGCGATAGAAATCATCACATTAGA AGTGACAGCCATTCAGAATCGCCTGGTCCTTACATCGTTCACGGCCGGAGTCATCAGCAGCCTCAACGCGTTGTAACATCCGACATCTAA
- the LOC130685847 gene encoding adenylate cyclase, terminal-differentiation specific-like isoform X1: MYNANHTMGTANPPGMAWQPVTMAPAYNPQGMIGTKFTAIRAFSRISIVLGVLSIVIQIAALVICLEYIYSSVYYPLDVIGHGIWCGAFYVTAGSLGTSACRTPTRSLLVKTVVMSTISIVGAIVASGLSGIMAIWGTNNYCHAFYGATLCNTWEGLEWALMSISILAFINSITLVALASGPLCCGGSNKGPQGNMGVTIGVGGHQQPMYYQPQPMYVGAQQQPIYLAPQQQPNAQFVHAGQQNPQQMQYPQQQQFPSLPNSQVVNVPQQQGGHYSQPLQQQQQQPQRPQQVPSLLNSQAANVPQQKGGHYSQPLQQQQQQPQQPQQMQYPQQQQVPFAPNSQVANVPQQQGGRYSQPPQQQQQQPQRPQQVQYPQQQQAPFPPNSQVANVPQQQGGRYSQPPQQQQPPQQASVANQKQPQQNQSSQYKLKAQLRTNKKN; encoded by the exons ATGTATAACGCCAACCACACCATGGGTACAGCCAATCCACCAGGAATGGCTTGGCAACCAGTTACGATGGCTCCTGCGTACAACCCCCAGGGCATGATCGGCACGAAATTTACTGCCATCCGTGCATTTTCAAGAATCAGCATCGTTTTGGGAGTCCTCTCTATTGTTATCCAG ATTGCGGCGTTGGTGATCTGCCTTGAATACATCTACAGCTCTGTATATTACCCGTTGGATGTTATCGGCCATGGAATCTGGTGCGGAGCGTTCTACGTGACGGCCGGCAGCTTAGGCACGTCTGCCTGTAGAACACCGACGAGATCACT TTTGGTGAAGACCGTAGTAATGTCCACAATTTCAATCGTGGGTGCCATCGTCGCATCTGGACTGTCCGGAATTATGGCAATCTGGGGCACCAACAATTACTGCCACGCTTTTTATGGAGCAACCTTAt GTAACACGTGGGAAGGCCTGGAATGGGCCTTGATGTCTATCAGTATTTTGGCTTTCATAAACTCAATTACTCTAGTTGCCTTAGCATCCGGACCCCTCTGTTGCGGCGGAAGTAATAAAGGCCCACAAGGAAACATG GGCGTTACAATCGGTGTTGGAGGCCATCAACAACCAATGTATTATCAGCCACAACCGATGTATGTAGGGGCTCAACAACAACCGATCTATTTAGCGCCTCAACAGCAACCAAATGCTCAGTTCGTTCATGCTGGACAGCAGAATCCACAACAGATGCAGTATccgcagcagcaacagttCCCATCCTTACCCAATTCTCAAGTCGTCAATGTACCCCAGCAACAAGGCGGCCACTACAGCCAAccactgcaacaacaacagcagcaacctcAACGGCCGCAACAGGTCCCATCCTTACTCAATTCGCAAGCCGCCAATGTACCCCAGCAAAAAGGCGGCCACTACAGTCAACCactgcaacaacagcagcagcaacctCAACAGCCGCAACAGATGCAGTATCCACAGCAGCAACAGGTCCCATTCGCACCCAATTCGCAAGTCGCCAATGTACCCCAGCAACAAGGCGGCCGCTACAGCCAACcaccgcaacaacaacagcagcaacctcAACGGCCGCAACAGGTGCAGTATCCACAGCAGCAACAGGCCCCTTTCCCACCCAATTCACAAGTGGCCAATGTACCCCAGCAACAAGGCGGCCGCTACAGCCAACcaccgcaacaacaacaaccgccGCAACAGGCTTCCGTTGCCAACCAAAAGCAACCGCAGCAAAATCAATCTTCACAATATAAGTTGAAAGCCCAGCTACgcactaataaaaaaaactaa
- the LOC130685847 gene encoding adenylate cyclase, terminal-differentiation specific-like isoform X2, whose translation MHDVNNTMSMANPPAVVWQPVTPTNTLKDIMGKKLPAIRAFSIISIVLGILSIFIQIAALVICLEYIYSSVYYPLDVIGHGIWCGAFYVTAGSLGTSACRTPTRSLLVKTVVMSTISIVGAIVASGLSGIMAIWGTNNYCHAFYGATLCNTWEGLEWALMSISILAFINSITLVALASGPLCCGGSNKGPQGNMGVTIGVGGHQQPMYYQPQPMYVGAQQQPIYLAPQQQPNAQFVHAGQQNPQQMQYPQQQQFPSLPNSQVVNVPQQQGGHYSQPLQQQQQQPQRPQQVPSLLNSQAANVPQQKGGHYSQPLQQQQQQPQQPQQMQYPQQQQVPFAPNSQVANVPQQQGGRYSQPPQQQQQQPQRPQQVQYPQQQQAPFPPNSQVANVPQQQGGRYSQPPQQQQPPQQASVANQKQPQQNQSSQYKLKAQLRTNKKN comes from the exons ATGCATGACGTCAACAACACCATGAGTATGGCCAATCCACCAGCGGTCGTTTGGCAACCAGTGACTCCCACGAACACTCTCAAAGACATCATGGGCAAGAAATTGCCTGCCATCCGCGCGTTTTCAATTATCAGCATCGTTTTGGGAATCCTCTCCATTTTTATCCAG ATTGCGGCGTTGGTGATCTGCCTTGAATACATCTACAGCTCTGTATATTACCCGTTGGATGTTATCGGCCATGGAATCTGGTGCGGAGCGTTCTACGTGACGGCCGGCAGCTTAGGCACGTCTGCCTGTAGAACACCGACGAGATCACT TTTGGTGAAGACCGTAGTAATGTCCACAATTTCAATCGTGGGTGCCATCGTCGCATCTGGACTGTCCGGAATTATGGCAATCTGGGGCACCAACAATTACTGCCACGCTTTTTATGGAGCAACCTTAt GTAACACGTGGGAAGGCCTGGAATGGGCCTTGATGTCTATCAGTATTTTGGCTTTCATAAACTCAATTACTCTAGTTGCCTTAGCATCCGGACCCCTCTGTTGCGGCGGAAGTAATAAAGGCCCACAAGGAAACATG GGCGTTACAATCGGTGTTGGAGGCCATCAACAACCAATGTATTATCAGCCACAACCGATGTATGTAGGGGCTCAACAACAACCGATCTATTTAGCGCCTCAACAGCAACCAAATGCTCAGTTCGTTCATGCTGGACAGCAGAATCCACAACAGATGCAGTATccgcagcagcaacagttCCCATCCTTACCCAATTCTCAAGTCGTCAATGTACCCCAGCAACAAGGCGGCCACTACAGCCAAccactgcaacaacaacagcagcaacctcAACGGCCGCAACAGGTCCCATCCTTACTCAATTCGCAAGCCGCCAATGTACCCCAGCAAAAAGGCGGCCACTACAGTCAACCactgcaacaacagcagcagcaacctCAACAGCCGCAACAGATGCAGTATCCACAGCAGCAACAGGTCCCATTCGCACCCAATTCGCAAGTCGCCAATGTACCCCAGCAACAAGGCGGCCGCTACAGCCAACcaccgcaacaacaacagcagcaacctcAACGGCCGCAACAGGTGCAGTATCCACAGCAGCAACAGGCCCCTTTCCCACCCAATTCACAAGTGGCCAATGTACCCCAGCAACAAGGCGGCCGCTACAGCCAACcaccgcaacaacaacaaccgccGCAACAGGCTTCCGTTGCCAACCAAAAGCAACCGCAGCAAAATCAATCTTCACAATATAAGTTGAAAGCCCAGCTACgcactaataaaaaaaactaa
- the LOC130685854 gene encoding uncharacterized protein LOC130685854, with protein sequence MHDVNNTMSMANPPGIIWQPVAPANTLKDIMGKKLNVILAFSIISIVLGILSILLQIATLVIYAEYIYYTVYYPIDVIGHGIWCGTFYVTAGSLGVAACRTPKTSLLVGTVVVSAISVAGAIVASTLSGIAASLGFYYCYKDISLCEAWEGLEWTLMSISILAFMNSITLVSLVSVPLCCSGRKKGPQGNTSVLIGVGSHQKPMYHQPQPMHLAAHQQPIYLAPSQQPNVQVVHAGQQNPQQMQYPQQLQVQFLPNSQVVYVPQPQQYSQQQQTQKAPAAKQQAQAPVVHQQQPQQNQTSPYEELNVQLHAVENT encoded by the exons ATGCATGACGTCAACAACACCATGAGTATGGCCAATCCACCAGGCATCATTTGGCAACCAGTGGCTCCTGCCAACACTCTCAAGGACATCATGGGCAAGAAATTGAACGTCATCCTCGCTTTTTCAATTATAAGCATCGTTTTGGGTATCCTCTCCATTTTGCTCCAG ATTGCGACGTTGGTGATCTACGCTGAATACATCTACTACACTGTATATTACCCGATTGATGTTATCGGCCATGGAATCTGGTGCGGAACGTTCTATGTGACAGCTGGTAGCTTAGGCGTGGCTGCCTGTAGAACACCGAAGACATCACT tttggTGGGGACCGTAGTAGTGTCCGCAATTTCAGTCGCTGGTGCCATCGTCGCATCTACACTGTCCGGAATTGCGGCAAGCTTGGGCTTCTATTACTGCTACAAAGATATCTCTTTAT GTGAAGCGTGGGAAGGTCTGGAATGGACCTTGATGTCCATCAGTATTTTGGCTTTCATGAACTCAATTACTCTAGTATCCTTAGTATCCGTGCCCCTCTGTTGCAGCGGACGTAAAAAAGGACCACAAGGAAACACG AGTGTTCTAATCGGTGTTGGAAGCCATCAAAAACCAATGTATCATCAGCCACAACCAATGCATTTAGCGGCTCATCAACAACCGATCTATTTAGCGCCTTCACAGCAACCGAATGTTCAGGTCGTTCATGCTGGACAGCAGAATCCACAACAGATGCAGTATCCACAGCAGCTACAGGTCCAATTCTTACCCAATTCGCAAGTCGTCTATGTACCCCAGCCACAACAATACTCGCAACAGCAACAGACGCAAAAAGCTCCTGCTGCCAAACAGCAGGCACAGGCTCCGGTTGTTCACCAGCAGCAACCACAGCAAAATCAAACTTCACCATATGAAGAGTTGAACGTCCAGTTACACGCTGTGGAAAACACTTAG
- the LOC130685876 gene encoding endocuticle structural glycoprotein SgAbd-3-like: MVSDIRQSSNMQVFIFALLVATVAAASLPGYKEPEITIVSQSDVRNLDGSSQWSFAGSDGTTRDESQVQKQLPGYDKEVTSGNTNQGNTYYTSPEGQKITLTWVADEKGFQPKGDHLPTPPPIPEEIARVLPTLPKLAESY; the protein is encoded by the exons ATGGTATCAGACATTCGCCAATCATCCAACATGCAAGTG TTCATCTTCGCCCTTCTCGTCGCCACCGTTGCCGCTGCATCTCTCCCGGGTTACAAGGAGCCGGAAATCACCATCGTGAGCCAGTCTGATGTCCGCAACCTCGACggcagcagccagtggag CTTTGCTGGATCTGATGGAACTACCCGCGACGAATCCCAGGTCCAGAAACAGCTGCCCGGTTACGATAAAGAAGTGACATCTGGCAACACTAACCAGGGCAATACCTACTACACTTCGCCGGAAGGCCAGAAGATCACACTCACCTGGGTTGCTGATGAGAAGGGATTCCAACCTAAAGGTGACCACTTGCCTACCCCTCCCCCCATTCCGGAGGAGATTGCCCGCGTTCTCCCCACCCTACCCAAACTGGCTGAATCCTATTAA
- the LOC130685866 gene encoding DNA-directed RNA polymerase II subunit RPB1-like, which translates to MFLSLFVYLTALCAVRPVASSYGYLVPQQPVNYYPPVKGYYANQPTYYTTAKPYYTTAKPYYTTTKPYYTTPATYYTTTAAYYTTPAPYYTTTKPYYTTSAPYYTTAAPYYTTPKPYYPPAPTYTTSKPYVQPSYTTQPTYYQPSYTTAYTTPSYYPENYEGDDNGWYNYAFKFNVNDYYGNEQSRSETHENELTRGQYTVNLPDGRKQIVTYEADENGYRADVSYEPAGESNSDNSNYYSTSKYETNNYYQTTPSYNSAY; encoded by the exons atgtttctctctcttttt gTTTATTTAACTGCGTTATGCGCAGTCAGACCAGTGGCCAGCAGCTACGGCTATCTAGTACCCCAGCAGCCGGTGAATTACTACCCTCCAGTTAAAGGCTATTACGCCAACCAGCCAACTTACTACACTACAGCCAAAccgtactacaccactgcGAAgccttactacaccaccactAAGCCATATTACACTACCCCTGCCACCTACTATACTACCACGGCGGCGTATTACACTACTCCAGCACCCTACTACACTACAACCAAACCTTATTACACTACCTCCGCACCTTACTACACCACTGCAGCACCTTATTATACTACCCCGAAACCCTACTACCCCCCAGCTCCGACCTACACGACTAGCAAACCTTACGTCCAGCCAAGTTATACCACCCAACCGACGTACTATCAACCGAGCTACACCACAGCCTACACCACGCCCTCTTACTACCCGGAGAATTACGAAGGAGATGACAAT GGATGGTACAATTACGCCTTCAAATTCAACGTTAATGATTATTACGGTAACGAGCAATCACGTAGCGAGACGCACGAGAATGAATTAACTCGCGGACAGTACACCGTTAACTTGCCGGACGGTCGTAAGCAGATCGTGACGTACGAAGCGGACGAGAACGGCTACAGGGCGGATGTGTCGTACGAGCCGGCCGGTGAATCCAACAGTGATAATTCCAATTATTACAGCACATCGAAATACGAAACGAACAATTATTATCAGACGACTCCATCGTACAATTCCGCTTACTAA